One Glycine max cultivar Williams 82 chromosome 4, Glycine_max_v4.0, whole genome shotgun sequence DNA segment encodes these proteins:
- the LOC100798141 gene encoding protein BONZAI 1 isoform X4: MLDLDEQQFLGEATCALSQIITQPDKSLTIDLYTEDSVGSTLSKNCGKLMVHGEECISSKTAIEMVFRCSDLEYKYLFSRTDPFLLISKVVEAGAQIPICKTEVIRNDLNPIWKSVFVNIQQVGSKDSPLIIECYNFNSNGKHDLMGKVQRSLVELENIHNNGQGENLFLPSADGQNHDNKVLKSQLFVEKFTESVQYTFLDYLAGGFELNFMVAVDFTEVQHKFTIAALVEESGCVLFTLRNHLWVPQNANPLRPLLSGSTAASNGNPRLPDSLHYIDPSGRPNAYQRAIVEVGEVLQLYDSDKRFPTWGFGARPIDGPVCHCFNLNGSSHYCEVEGIQGILMAYTSALLNVSLAGPTLFGPVISTAALIASQSVANGGRKYFVLLIITDGVVTDLQETKDAIVKASDLPLSILIVGVGGADFKEMEVLDADKGERLESSYGRVASRDIVQFIPFREVQSGLSVVQAFLAELPAQFLTYVRSRNIQPNL, encoded by the exons ATGCTTGATCTAGATGAACAGCAATTTCTTGGCGAGGCAACCTGTGCACTATCTCAG ATAATCACACAACCTGATAAGTCATTGACTATAGATCTATACACAGAAGATTCTGTCGGATCTACCCTTTCCAAAAACTGTGGGAAACTCATGGTGCATGGTGAGGAATGTATTAGCTCAAAGACTGCAATAGAGATGGTATTCAGGTGTTCAGATTTGGAATACAAGTATCTCTTCTCAAGAACT GACCCCTTTTTATTGATATCAAAAGTTGTGGAGGCTGGTGCCCAAATTCCAATTTGCAAAACAGAAGTTATAAGGAATGATCTCAACCCAATATGGAAATCGGTGTTTGTGAATATTCAACAAGTGGGAAGCAAG GACAGTCCTTTGATAATAGAGTGCTATAACTTTAATAGCAATGGAAAACATGATTTAATGGG AAAAGTGCAGAGATCTTTGGTGGAGTTGGAGAACATTCATAATAATGGCCAaggagaaaatttatttttgcctTCTGCTGATGGACAAAACCATGATAACAAg GTGTTGAAGAGCCAACTATTTGTGGAAAAATTTACTGAAAGTGTCCAATATACTTTCTTGGATTACTTGGCGGGGGGATTTGAATTGAATTTCATGGTGGCTGTTGACTTTACAG AAGTTCAACATAAATTCACAATTGCTGCACTAGTGGAGGAGTCTGGATGTGTCCTGTTTACCTTGAGGAACCATTTGTGGGTTCCACAAAATGCTAATCCTCTAAGGCCATTGTTGTCAGGCTCAACAGCTG CTTCAAATGGAAATCCACGCCTTCCAGATTCTTTGCATTATATTGATCCTTCAGGACGACCAAATGCATACCAGAGG GCAATTGTCGAGGTTGGGGAAGTGTTACAGTTGTATGATTCAGACAAACGATTTCCTACTTGGGGATTTGGAGCACGACCAATTGATGGTCCTGTTTGCCATTGTTTCAACTTGAACGGAAGTAGTCATTACTGTGAA GTGGAAGGGATCCAAGGAATTCTGATGGCTTACACAAGTGCCCTGCTTAATGTATCTCTTGCAGGACCTACACTTTTTGGACCGGTCATAAGCACTGCTGCACTGATTGCCAGCCAATCTGTAGCAAATGGTGGAAGAAAGTActttgttttattaataatcACA GATGGAGTAGTGACAGATCTCCAAGAAACAAAAGATGCTATTGTCAAAGCATCTGACCTGCCATTGTCAATCCTTATTGTTGGGGTAGGAGGAGCTGATTTCAAAGAAATGGAG GTTTTGGATGCAGACAAGGGAGAGAGGCTAGAAAGTTCATATGGACGCGTTGCTTCACGTGATATAGTCCAATTTATTCCATTTCGGGAGGTTCAAA GTGGACTTTCAGTTGTTCAAGCATTTCTAGCAGAATTACCGGCTCAATTTTTAACTTACGTGAGGAGCAGAAATATCCAGCCGAACCTCTAG
- the LOC100798141 gene encoding protein BONZAI 1 isoform X2 → MGNRLSEVAAGRAAIGGTAADFLNLAAAPIDAVENFLRSRGHHGLFSQIELSFSASGLRDRDVLFKSNPMMVLYARGKNGALEELCRTEVVLNSSSPRWITKHTLIYHFEVVQVLVFRVYDVDTQFHNVDIKMLDLDEQQFLGEATCALSQIITQPDKSLTIDLYTEDSVGSTLSKNCGKLMVHGEECISSKTAIEMVFRCSDLEYKYLFSRTDPFLLISKVVEAGAQIPICKTEVIRNDLNPIWKSVFVNIQQVGSKDSPLIIECYNFNSNGKHDLMGKVQRSLVELENIHNNGQGENLFLPSADGQNHDNKVLKSQLFVEKFTESVQYTFLDYLAGGFELNFMVAVDFTVQHKFTIAALVEESGCVLFTLRNHLWVPQNANPLRPLLSGSTAASNGNPRLPDSLHYIDPSGRPNAYQRAIVEVGEVLQLYDSDKRFPTWGFGARPIDGPVCHCFNLNGSSHYCEVEGIQGILMAYTSALLNVSLAGPTLFGPVISTAALIASQSVANGGRKYFVLLIITDGVVTDLQETKDAIVKASDLPLSILIVGVGGADFKEMEVLDADKGERLESSYGRVASRDIVQFIPFREVQSGLSVVQAFLAELPAQFLTYVRSRNIQPNL, encoded by the exons ATGGGAAACCGCTTATCCGAAGTCGCCGCAGGCCGCGCCGCCATCGGCGGCACCGCCGCCGATTTTCTCAATCTGGCCGCCGCTCCAATCGACGCTGTCGAGAACTTCCTCAGGTCCCGCGGCCACCACGGCCTCTTCTCTCAGATCGAG TTATCGTTTTCCGCTTCTGGCTTGCGTGATCGTGATGTGCTCTTCAAG AGTAATCCAATGATGGTTCTTTATGCAAGAGGAAAAAATGGAGCACTTGAGGAGCTTTGCCGCACGGAAGTAGTTCTGAATTCATCAAGTCCAAGATGGATTACTAAACACACCCTCATTTATCATTTTGAGGTTGTTCAGGTTTTAGT GTTTCGTGTGTATGATGTTGATACTCAGTTTCACAATGTAGATATAAAG ATGCTTGATCTAGATGAACAGCAATTTCTTGGCGAGGCAACCTGTGCACTATCTCAG ATAATCACACAACCTGATAAGTCATTGACTATAGATCTATACACAGAAGATTCTGTCGGATCTACCCTTTCCAAAAACTGTGGGAAACTCATGGTGCATGGTGAGGAATGTATTAGCTCAAAGACTGCAATAGAGATGGTATTCAGGTGTTCAGATTTGGAATACAAGTATCTCTTCTCAAGAACT GACCCCTTTTTATTGATATCAAAAGTTGTGGAGGCTGGTGCCCAAATTCCAATTTGCAAAACAGAAGTTATAAGGAATGATCTCAACCCAATATGGAAATCGGTGTTTGTGAATATTCAACAAGTGGGAAGCAAG GACAGTCCTTTGATAATAGAGTGCTATAACTTTAATAGCAATGGAAAACATGATTTAATGGG AAAAGTGCAGAGATCTTTGGTGGAGTTGGAGAACATTCATAATAATGGCCAaggagaaaatttatttttgcctTCTGCTGATGGACAAAACCATGATAACAAg GTGTTGAAGAGCCAACTATTTGTGGAAAAATTTACTGAAAGTGTCCAATATACTTTCTTGGATTACTTGGCGGGGGGATTTGAATTGAATTTCATGGTGGCTGTTGACTTTACAG TTCAACATAAATTCACAATTGCTGCACTAGTGGAGGAGTCTGGATGTGTCCTGTTTACCTTGAGGAACCATTTGTGGGTTCCACAAAATGCTAATCCTCTAAGGCCATTGTTGTCAGGCTCAACAGCTG CTTCAAATGGAAATCCACGCCTTCCAGATTCTTTGCATTATATTGATCCTTCAGGACGACCAAATGCATACCAGAGG GCAATTGTCGAGGTTGGGGAAGTGTTACAGTTGTATGATTCAGACAAACGATTTCCTACTTGGGGATTTGGAGCACGACCAATTGATGGTCCTGTTTGCCATTGTTTCAACTTGAACGGAAGTAGTCATTACTGTGAA GTGGAAGGGATCCAAGGAATTCTGATGGCTTACACAAGTGCCCTGCTTAATGTATCTCTTGCAGGACCTACACTTTTTGGACCGGTCATAAGCACTGCTGCACTGATTGCCAGCCAATCTGTAGCAAATGGTGGAAGAAAGTActttgttttattaataatcACA GATGGAGTAGTGACAGATCTCCAAGAAACAAAAGATGCTATTGTCAAAGCATCTGACCTGCCATTGTCAATCCTTATTGTTGGGGTAGGAGGAGCTGATTTCAAAGAAATGGAG GTTTTGGATGCAGACAAGGGAGAGAGGCTAGAAAGTTCATATGGACGCGTTGCTTCACGTGATATAGTCCAATTTATTCCATTTCGGGAGGTTCAAA GTGGACTTTCAGTTGTTCAAGCATTTCTAGCAGAATTACCGGCTCAATTTTTAACTTACGTGAGGAGCAGAAATATCCAGCCGAACCTCTAG
- the LOC100798141 gene encoding protein BONZAI 1 isoform X5, whose amino-acid sequence MGNRLSEVAAGRAAIGGTAADFLNLAAAPIDAVENFLRSRGHHGLFSQIELSFSASGLRDRDVLFKSNPMMVLYARGKNGALEELCRTEVVLNSSSPRWITKHTLIYHFEVVQVLVFRVYDVDTQFHNVDIKMLDLDEQQFLGEATCALSQIITQPDKSLTIDLYTEDSVGSTLSKNCGKLMVHGEECISSKTAIEMVFRCSDLEYKYLFSRTDPFLLISKVVEAGAQIPICKTEVIRNDLNPIWKSVFVNIQQVGSKDSPLIIECYNFNSNGKHDLMGKVQRSLVELENIHNNGQGENLFLPSADGQNHDNKVLKSQLFVEKFTESVQYTFLDYLAGGFELNFMVAVDFTGPTLFGPVISTAALIASQSVANGGRKYFVLLIITDGVVTDLQETKDAIVKASDLPLSILIVGVGGADFKEMEVLDADKGERLESSYGRVASRDIVQFIPFREVQSGLSVVQAFLAELPAQFLTYVRSRNIQPNL is encoded by the exons ATGGGAAACCGCTTATCCGAAGTCGCCGCAGGCCGCGCCGCCATCGGCGGCACCGCCGCCGATTTTCTCAATCTGGCCGCCGCTCCAATCGACGCTGTCGAGAACTTCCTCAGGTCCCGCGGCCACCACGGCCTCTTCTCTCAGATCGAG TTATCGTTTTCCGCTTCTGGCTTGCGTGATCGTGATGTGCTCTTCAAG AGTAATCCAATGATGGTTCTTTATGCAAGAGGAAAAAATGGAGCACTTGAGGAGCTTTGCCGCACGGAAGTAGTTCTGAATTCATCAAGTCCAAGATGGATTACTAAACACACCCTCATTTATCATTTTGAGGTTGTTCAGGTTTTAGT GTTTCGTGTGTATGATGTTGATACTCAGTTTCACAATGTAGATATAAAG ATGCTTGATCTAGATGAACAGCAATTTCTTGGCGAGGCAACCTGTGCACTATCTCAG ATAATCACACAACCTGATAAGTCATTGACTATAGATCTATACACAGAAGATTCTGTCGGATCTACCCTTTCCAAAAACTGTGGGAAACTCATGGTGCATGGTGAGGAATGTATTAGCTCAAAGACTGCAATAGAGATGGTATTCAGGTGTTCAGATTTGGAATACAAGTATCTCTTCTCAAGAACT GACCCCTTTTTATTGATATCAAAAGTTGTGGAGGCTGGTGCCCAAATTCCAATTTGCAAAACAGAAGTTATAAGGAATGATCTCAACCCAATATGGAAATCGGTGTTTGTGAATATTCAACAAGTGGGAAGCAAG GACAGTCCTTTGATAATAGAGTGCTATAACTTTAATAGCAATGGAAAACATGATTTAATGGG AAAAGTGCAGAGATCTTTGGTGGAGTTGGAGAACATTCATAATAATGGCCAaggagaaaatttatttttgcctTCTGCTGATGGACAAAACCATGATAACAAg GTGTTGAAGAGCCAACTATTTGTGGAAAAATTTACTGAAAGTGTCCAATATACTTTCTTGGATTACTTGGCGGGGGGATTTGAATTGAATTTCATGGTGGCTGTTGACTTTACAG GACCTACACTTTTTGGACCGGTCATAAGCACTGCTGCACTGATTGCCAGCCAATCTGTAGCAAATGGTGGAAGAAAGTActttgttttattaataatcACA GATGGAGTAGTGACAGATCTCCAAGAAACAAAAGATGCTATTGTCAAAGCATCTGACCTGCCATTGTCAATCCTTATTGTTGGGGTAGGAGGAGCTGATTTCAAAGAAATGGAG GTTTTGGATGCAGACAAGGGAGAGAGGCTAGAAAGTTCATATGGACGCGTTGCTTCACGTGATATAGTCCAATTTATTCCATTTCGGGAGGTTCAAA GTGGACTTTCAGTTGTTCAAGCATTTCTAGCAGAATTACCGGCTCAATTTTTAACTTACGTGAGGAGCAGAAATATCCAGCCGAACCTCTAG
- the LOC100798141 gene encoding protein BONZAI 1 isoform X3, whose translation MGNRLSEVAAGRAAIGGTAADFLNLAAAPIDAVENFLRSRGHHGLFSQIELSFSASGLRDRDVLFKSNPMMVLYARGKNGALEELCRTEVVLNSSSPRWITKHTLIYHFEVVQVLVFRVYDVDTQFHNVDIKMLDLDEQQFLGEATCALSQIITQPDKSLTIDLYTEDSVGSTLSKNCGKLMVHGEECISSKTAIEMVFRCSDLEYKYLFSRTDPFLLISKVVEAGAQIPICKTEVIRNDLNPIWKSVFVNIQQVGSKDSPLIIECYNFNSNGKHDLMGKVQRSLVELENIHNNGQGENLFLPSADGQNHDNKVLKSQLFVEKFTESVQYTFLDYLAGGFELNFMVAVDFTASNGNPRLPDSLHYIDPSGRPNAYQRAIVEVGEVLQLYDSDKRFPTWGFGARPIDGPVCHCFNLNGSSHYCEVEGIQGILMAYTSALLNVSLAGPTLFGPVISTAALIASQSVANGGRKYFVLLIITDGVVTDLQETKDAIVKASDLPLSILIVGVGGADFKEMEVLDADKGERLESSYGRVASRDIVQFIPFREVQSGLSVVQAFLAELPAQFLTYVRSRNIQPNL comes from the exons ATGGGAAACCGCTTATCCGAAGTCGCCGCAGGCCGCGCCGCCATCGGCGGCACCGCCGCCGATTTTCTCAATCTGGCCGCCGCTCCAATCGACGCTGTCGAGAACTTCCTCAGGTCCCGCGGCCACCACGGCCTCTTCTCTCAGATCGAG TTATCGTTTTCCGCTTCTGGCTTGCGTGATCGTGATGTGCTCTTCAAG AGTAATCCAATGATGGTTCTTTATGCAAGAGGAAAAAATGGAGCACTTGAGGAGCTTTGCCGCACGGAAGTAGTTCTGAATTCATCAAGTCCAAGATGGATTACTAAACACACCCTCATTTATCATTTTGAGGTTGTTCAGGTTTTAGT GTTTCGTGTGTATGATGTTGATACTCAGTTTCACAATGTAGATATAAAG ATGCTTGATCTAGATGAACAGCAATTTCTTGGCGAGGCAACCTGTGCACTATCTCAG ATAATCACACAACCTGATAAGTCATTGACTATAGATCTATACACAGAAGATTCTGTCGGATCTACCCTTTCCAAAAACTGTGGGAAACTCATGGTGCATGGTGAGGAATGTATTAGCTCAAAGACTGCAATAGAGATGGTATTCAGGTGTTCAGATTTGGAATACAAGTATCTCTTCTCAAGAACT GACCCCTTTTTATTGATATCAAAAGTTGTGGAGGCTGGTGCCCAAATTCCAATTTGCAAAACAGAAGTTATAAGGAATGATCTCAACCCAATATGGAAATCGGTGTTTGTGAATATTCAACAAGTGGGAAGCAAG GACAGTCCTTTGATAATAGAGTGCTATAACTTTAATAGCAATGGAAAACATGATTTAATGGG AAAAGTGCAGAGATCTTTGGTGGAGTTGGAGAACATTCATAATAATGGCCAaggagaaaatttatttttgcctTCTGCTGATGGACAAAACCATGATAACAAg GTGTTGAAGAGCCAACTATTTGTGGAAAAATTTACTGAAAGTGTCCAATATACTTTCTTGGATTACTTGGCGGGGGGATTTGAATTGAATTTCATGGTGGCTGTTGACTTTACAG CTTCAAATGGAAATCCACGCCTTCCAGATTCTTTGCATTATATTGATCCTTCAGGACGACCAAATGCATACCAGAGG GCAATTGTCGAGGTTGGGGAAGTGTTACAGTTGTATGATTCAGACAAACGATTTCCTACTTGGGGATTTGGAGCACGACCAATTGATGGTCCTGTTTGCCATTGTTTCAACTTGAACGGAAGTAGTCATTACTGTGAA GTGGAAGGGATCCAAGGAATTCTGATGGCTTACACAAGTGCCCTGCTTAATGTATCTCTTGCAGGACCTACACTTTTTGGACCGGTCATAAGCACTGCTGCACTGATTGCCAGCCAATCTGTAGCAAATGGTGGAAGAAAGTActttgttttattaataatcACA GATGGAGTAGTGACAGATCTCCAAGAAACAAAAGATGCTATTGTCAAAGCATCTGACCTGCCATTGTCAATCCTTATTGTTGGGGTAGGAGGAGCTGATTTCAAAGAAATGGAG GTTTTGGATGCAGACAAGGGAGAGAGGCTAGAAAGTTCATATGGACGCGTTGCTTCACGTGATATAGTCCAATTTATTCCATTTCGGGAGGTTCAAA GTGGACTTTCAGTTGTTCAAGCATTTCTAGCAGAATTACCGGCTCAATTTTTAACTTACGTGAGGAGCAGAAATATCCAGCCGAACCTCTAG
- the LOC100798141 gene encoding protein BONZAI 1 isoform X1 — protein MGNRLSEVAAGRAAIGGTAADFLNLAAAPIDAVENFLRSRGHHGLFSQIELSFSASGLRDRDVLFKSNPMMVLYARGKNGALEELCRTEVVLNSSSPRWITKHTLIYHFEVVQVLVFRVYDVDTQFHNVDIKMLDLDEQQFLGEATCALSQIITQPDKSLTIDLYTEDSVGSTLSKNCGKLMVHGEECISSKTAIEMVFRCSDLEYKYLFSRTDPFLLISKVVEAGAQIPICKTEVIRNDLNPIWKSVFVNIQQVGSKDSPLIIECYNFNSNGKHDLMGKVQRSLVELENIHNNGQGENLFLPSADGQNHDNKVLKSQLFVEKFTESVQYTFLDYLAGGFELNFMVAVDFTEVQHKFTIAALVEESGCVLFTLRNHLWVPQNANPLRPLLSGSTAASNGNPRLPDSLHYIDPSGRPNAYQRAIVEVGEVLQLYDSDKRFPTWGFGARPIDGPVCHCFNLNGSSHYCEVEGIQGILMAYTSALLNVSLAGPTLFGPVISTAALIASQSVANGGRKYFVLLIITDGVVTDLQETKDAIVKASDLPLSILIVGVGGADFKEMEVLDADKGERLESSYGRVASRDIVQFIPFREVQSGLSVVQAFLAELPAQFLTYVRSRNIQPNL, from the exons ATGGGAAACCGCTTATCCGAAGTCGCCGCAGGCCGCGCCGCCATCGGCGGCACCGCCGCCGATTTTCTCAATCTGGCCGCCGCTCCAATCGACGCTGTCGAGAACTTCCTCAGGTCCCGCGGCCACCACGGCCTCTTCTCTCAGATCGAG TTATCGTTTTCCGCTTCTGGCTTGCGTGATCGTGATGTGCTCTTCAAG AGTAATCCAATGATGGTTCTTTATGCAAGAGGAAAAAATGGAGCACTTGAGGAGCTTTGCCGCACGGAAGTAGTTCTGAATTCATCAAGTCCAAGATGGATTACTAAACACACCCTCATTTATCATTTTGAGGTTGTTCAGGTTTTAGT GTTTCGTGTGTATGATGTTGATACTCAGTTTCACAATGTAGATATAAAG ATGCTTGATCTAGATGAACAGCAATTTCTTGGCGAGGCAACCTGTGCACTATCTCAG ATAATCACACAACCTGATAAGTCATTGACTATAGATCTATACACAGAAGATTCTGTCGGATCTACCCTTTCCAAAAACTGTGGGAAACTCATGGTGCATGGTGAGGAATGTATTAGCTCAAAGACTGCAATAGAGATGGTATTCAGGTGTTCAGATTTGGAATACAAGTATCTCTTCTCAAGAACT GACCCCTTTTTATTGATATCAAAAGTTGTGGAGGCTGGTGCCCAAATTCCAATTTGCAAAACAGAAGTTATAAGGAATGATCTCAACCCAATATGGAAATCGGTGTTTGTGAATATTCAACAAGTGGGAAGCAAG GACAGTCCTTTGATAATAGAGTGCTATAACTTTAATAGCAATGGAAAACATGATTTAATGGG AAAAGTGCAGAGATCTTTGGTGGAGTTGGAGAACATTCATAATAATGGCCAaggagaaaatttatttttgcctTCTGCTGATGGACAAAACCATGATAACAAg GTGTTGAAGAGCCAACTATTTGTGGAAAAATTTACTGAAAGTGTCCAATATACTTTCTTGGATTACTTGGCGGGGGGATTTGAATTGAATTTCATGGTGGCTGTTGACTTTACAG AAGTTCAACATAAATTCACAATTGCTGCACTAGTGGAGGAGTCTGGATGTGTCCTGTTTACCTTGAGGAACCATTTGTGGGTTCCACAAAATGCTAATCCTCTAAGGCCATTGTTGTCAGGCTCAACAGCTG CTTCAAATGGAAATCCACGCCTTCCAGATTCTTTGCATTATATTGATCCTTCAGGACGACCAAATGCATACCAGAGG GCAATTGTCGAGGTTGGGGAAGTGTTACAGTTGTATGATTCAGACAAACGATTTCCTACTTGGGGATTTGGAGCACGACCAATTGATGGTCCTGTTTGCCATTGTTTCAACTTGAACGGAAGTAGTCATTACTGTGAA GTGGAAGGGATCCAAGGAATTCTGATGGCTTACACAAGTGCCCTGCTTAATGTATCTCTTGCAGGACCTACACTTTTTGGACCGGTCATAAGCACTGCTGCACTGATTGCCAGCCAATCTGTAGCAAATGGTGGAAGAAAGTActttgttttattaataatcACA GATGGAGTAGTGACAGATCTCCAAGAAACAAAAGATGCTATTGTCAAAGCATCTGACCTGCCATTGTCAATCCTTATTGTTGGGGTAGGAGGAGCTGATTTCAAAGAAATGGAG GTTTTGGATGCAGACAAGGGAGAGAGGCTAGAAAGTTCATATGGACGCGTTGCTTCACGTGATATAGTCCAATTTATTCCATTTCGGGAGGTTCAAA GTGGACTTTCAGTTGTTCAAGCATTTCTAGCAGAATTACCGGCTCAATTTTTAACTTACGTGAGGAGCAGAAATATCCAGCCGAACCTCTAG